GTTACCTTTGTAGTAGTCGCTTGTTGTCAGCTTTATATTTTGCGATGATGATGAAATGCCAAGACTTAATTCAAGATCATTGTGAATATTTCCTgaaggagaaagaaaacaaatgttAATGAATCAGATATACAGAAGTTGCTAAGAGACAGAGTAAAAAAGGTTAGCTGCTAGGGTTTGCTTGATCTAATCAAAAGTAAATGTTACATTTATGGTAAGGGTTGTATAAATTGGTTTCACCCAACTTCATCAATCAACCTTACAATATGTAAACATTGTGACCCAGACTTATCCATTACCTTTAATAGAGGCACCAGACTTCATGACTCCTCCCTTTCCCAACTCATTATTGTATTTGATTGCTGCTGCATCCCATCCCCTGTGAATTTTCATGCACGTATAATATCTCTGAGTTATTTACAACATAAGAAGAAGTCTTtggtttcattttattttgttaataatgTGTTCATCTGTGACATTCAAACATGATTAAAGGGAAATCGTCCCCGATAGGACAAGTATCAAACTCGTAAACAAAAGCGACTAACTACTACctccattttttttcaaaacaaaaagtttgcaaataaaaaaaattgtaacataAATGACTTTAGCTTGGTATTAGTTTTAGAGGAATAACTAAAACTTCGTGTAACATAACAATATCCATACGATTCACTTAGGAAAATAAAATTGAGTAGAAAAGATCGTATACTACTCAAAGTCTTTTTATACTGCTCAATTTCATAACAGTTTTGTTTAGTGTGACCtaagtttttaaaatagattatgTTCAACCATGTTGATATCTTAACAAAATGATCAGTAAAAATGGTTCTTagatcaattttaaaattttataaacaagtTTGAAATATAATGTTATTATTAGTATTTGCCAAGTTAATGCCGTTTTTAAGTTGTAAAATCTATTTCAACTTGTAAAAGCTGTTATTGCTATTACTATTTGTCATATTAAACTTTTGAACAAAAAAGGATAATGGTTGTACTAAACACTAAAGACATGTGATATCATCACCTGATTGGATCAAGctgaaaaaaatagtttttctttAGAATATGTAAACAAATGTTTAAGTTTGTTCTAACTTTTCTTAGTAACTATGAAATTTTGTAGAGCTAAATGCtatcttttaaaaagtgagTGTTGGGCTTTATAATGGCAAGcaatagaataaaataaatagaatatgGACGAACGGAAGGCAAGTGCTTAGAGGATTTGCCATTCCATTCATATTCCATCAACCGAATGGGAAGTTTTTCCGAAGGTTTTTATcataataaatagtaaaattCAGCTAAGTAATCAGACAACAGTTTTAAACGTGTCTGagtaaatattaaatttgttaattaaggatcttcaaaattaagataagaTTGCATGTGTCTAACAATTACAAAAGTACTAAAATGTTTTCAGTGAAGTGTAGGTTAGATAAGAGTAACGGTACCTGTTTTGGAAGAGATGAATCTGATCGTGATGAGTTTTGAGTTGGGTGCATTTTTGAAGAGTCAAGCCTTTATATTTGGAACTTCCTCTTCCGAAACTCGCACTTTCTCGCCTAAGTGTTTGCACGAACTCCACTTTATTCAAATTCTTCATCTATATAAATGTAATTGAGAATTTCAGACCCACAATTAGTTcgacaaaactaaaaacaaaaatatacaaatagcTAATTCagcttcatatattccaaagaACGTATTTATCACGTTTGTATATAATATACACTTATATGTATAACCTTATCGAGGTCTTGTCTGTAATCCTCCACAACGAAGTTGATATCTGCGTCGAGACCACGAAATTTGATAGCAGCTCGGTCGTAGGCCCTggtatacatatttatattcatCAACTAATATTTCTTTAATGTATCTTCAAACAATAATGTGTAATTTGACAAAATTAAACCATACTACAGCGGCGAATGTTGTCACAcataatatcatatatatataatcttttaccTTGCTGCTGCGTAGGCAGTATCAAACCCGCCTGTTGAAACAGAACATTAGGTTAAAAACAGAAGAATGATAGTTGATACAATCAACAAGTTTGTGTTttaagcaaagaaaaaaaacaagtttgTGTTCAATAAAACGTGTAAGGTAGAAGTAACAAATATCGGAAATGAGCTGTAATAGTCTACTATGTTTTGTCTTTTACataaaaagtatatttaaaaataaattgcaGTAGTTGAcgttttgtaagaaaaaaaatcctaGCATTTACTTGTAACAGATGTTGTcagacaaaatataaaattttatcacaGGAATATGATAGTTAGAAAATCATCGTTTATGCCTATATatagacagacacacacacgaCGTAATTAAGAAGACGAAATAATTAGAAAGGGTTTGATATAAATATACTTACCCAAATAAACTTGCTTTCCACAATCCCTACAAAATCATCAAGTCCAAGAACATAAATTAGGGATTTATATAGCAATAATTGGATATAATTAATTGTCAAAAACTAGACtaaacaaattaattaatttttgtaataCCAAATATGAGATTCCCAACGACCGGTGCGACGGTAAAAAGTGACGCCACGATACTGGGAGCTTCGTGACCTTGGTCCTCTTCTGCTCTTCTTTACCACTTGCTGCTTGTTCCTCTGTAAAGAAGACAGTCTCAACCAGTGACCGTCGTCTAGGGAGAACTCAATGTTCCGGCGAGCATCAGCCACGGGGAAAAGATCTCCGGTTTCTctagaaggaggaggaggaggaacgACATCATCGTCGCGTTTGAGAATCCCAAAGGTGATGAAATCTTTTCCGGCGGCGGAATCTTTGGAAGACGAAGAGGAGATGTTAGATTCTTCGTCACCGGCGGTTGAGACAAATGGTACTTTGCGATCTTGATCTTCTCCATAGTTAGAGAACATACCAAGACTGAGATCCAACATGGTCGTGTTCTAACGGCGTTTTATTGAATCGGTGTTTTCTTTTTCCGGTGAGATAGAGGGAttagatgagagagagagagagagagaggataagtGGCAAGATGggaggggagagagagagggttcTAAAA
The nucleotide sequence above comes from Brassica napus cultivar Da-Ae chromosome A9, Da-Ae, whole genome shotgun sequence. Encoded proteins:
- the LOC106412263 gene encoding AP2-like ethylene-responsive transcription factor SMZ codes for the protein MLDLSLGMFSNYGEDQDRKVPFVSTAGDEESNISSSSSKDSAAGKDFITFGILKRDDDVVPPPPPSRETGDLFPVADARRNIEFSLDDGHWLRLSSLQRNKQQVVKKSRRGPRSRSSQYRGVTFYRRTGRWESHIWDCGKQVYLGGFDTAYAAARAYDRAAIKFRGLDADINFVVEDYRQDLDKMKNLNKVEFVQTLRRESASFGRGSSKYKGLTLQKCTQLKTHHDQIHLFQNRGWDAAAIKYNNELGKGGVMKSGASIKGNIHNDLELSLGISSSSQNIKLTTSDYYKGNQSAMGLFGKHSPIYLPVTTMNPLKTVAASSGFPFITMTTSSSSSMSTSFDP